TTTGATTCTTTGTAGATATAGGCGTTTTGAAGGTTTTCAATTGCTCTTGCATAATCAGGTTTGATTTTCAAGGCAATTTGAAATTCTTTTATTGCTTCATCAATGCTGCCTTGTTTAAAAAGAACTACCCCGTAATTATCATGAGCCTCGGTAAAGTCAGGTCTAAACATTAATGCGGTGCGGTAATGCTGCGCTGCCAAATTTAATAAGCTTTTGGATTCATAGGCAATTCCAAGATTATAATATGCCTCCGGTAATGGATAATCCGGCTCTAATTTTAATGCAATCTGGAGATGCTCTATTAATAAATCTGTTAAACCTTTAATGCCGAAGGCAACGCCCAAATTGTAATGTGCTTGACCAAAATCAGGTTTTAGTCTCACTGCAATTTGGTAATTCTCTATTGCCTTATCTGTTAATCCCTTTGCGGCAAATGCGCCGCCCAGATTGTTATATCCCCGTGCATTCAGAGGAGATTTCCGGATGACATCACTCCATAGAGTGATATCGTCCTGCCATATAATATTTCTCTGATATG
The DNA window shown above is from Nitrospirota bacterium and carries:
- a CDS encoding tetratricopeptide repeat protein; this translates as GIKGGHSPFTVHRSLFTVHYLRITAFGIFWFFITLSVESSIIPTRDIIFEHRLYLPSIGLIIAFVSAIFHFISYFSSFNLQPSSFLSRHASRITVLMLATFVVVSPIATYQRNIIWQDDITLWSDVIRKSPLNARGYNNLGGAFAAKGLTDKAIENYQIAVRLKPDFGQAHYNLGVAFGIKGLTDLLIEHLQIALKLEPDYPLPEAYYNLGIAYESKSLLNLAAQHYRTALMFRPDFTEAHDNYGVVLFKQGSIDEAIKEFQIALKIKPDYARAIENLQNAYIYKESKDKNKF